The genomic segment ATCACGGTGACCCCGCTCGTGTCCGGGATCATCGTCAACCGGGGTCTCGACCGGCACCACGAGAGCGTCGCCGGCTGGCTGACCCTGCTGTTCGCCCTCGGCATCATCCGGTTCTTCGCCACCAGAGCGCGGCGGTGGCGCGCCGGCAAGGTCAGCTACGACGTCCAGTTCCGGCTGCGCACCCGGCTCTATGAGCACCTGGCCGGACTCGATCCCTCGGCGCTCGACCGGTTGCGCACCGGGCAGATGGTGTCGCGGGCGAGCGCAGACCTCACCCTCGTCCAGCAGTTCCTCGCCTGGGGCCCGCAGGTCATCGCGAACATGCTGCAGCTGGTCGCAAGCATCGTCGCGATGATGTTCGTCTCGTGGCCACTCGGCCTGGTCGCGCTGGTCACCGTGCCGCTCACCACGTTCATCGGCATCAGCTCTCGCGCCGGTGTCTTCGCTGCGGCTTGGGATGCACAGCAGCGCGAGGCCGAGCTGACCAACAGCGTCGAGGAAGCCGTCACGGGCGTACGCGTCGTGAAGGGGTTCGGCCAGGAGGATGCCGAGACCTCGCGGGTCATGGGCGCGGTTCGCAGCATGTACGCCGGACGCATGCGCGCGGCCCGGCAGCGCGCATCGTTCACCTCGACCCTGCAGAGCGTCCCTGCCCTCGGGCAGTTCGGCGTCCTGGTGATCGGCGGCGACCTGGCCCTGCACCACCACCTGTCGCTCGGCGCGTTCCTCGCGTGTACGACGTACCTCGTCCAGCTCGCGGCGCCGGCTCGGATGATCGGCGCCGTGATGGCGCTCGCGCAGCAGGCGCGGGCGGCGGTCGAGCGGCTGGTTTCGGTGCTCGAGACGCCGGCGACGATTCACGAGTCGCCCACCGCGCGACCGCTCCCCGCCGCGTCCGGCATCGTGCACTTCAACGACGTGACCTTCCGCTACACCACTGACGGTCCAGCCGTACTCGACGGCGTCGAGCTGGCGCTCGCGCCCGGCGAGGTCGTCGCCGTGGTCGGCCCCTCGGGCTCGGGCAAGTCGACCCTCGCGATGCTGCTCCCGCGTTTCTACGACGCGACCGGCGGTGCCGTCACGATCGACGGCGTCGACGTCCGCGCGACGACGTTCTCCTCGTTGCGCTCGCGCGTCGGCATCGCGTTCGAAGAGGCCTTCCTGTTCTCCGACACCATCCGGGCCAACATCGCCTATGGCCGGCCGGACGCCAGCGACGCCGAGGTTCACGCCGCCGCCGACGCGGCGCAGGCTGCCGAGTTCATCACCGAGCTCGCGAATGGCTACGACACTGTCGTCGGGGAACGCGGCCTGACGTTGTCCGGCGGCCAACGCCAACGGATCGCCCTTGCCCGGCTGCTGCTGGCCGACCCGCAGATCGCGGTCCTGGACGACGCGACGAGCGCGGTCGACGCCGCAGTCGAGGCCGACATCCACCGCGAGCTGCGCCGGTGGCGGGCCGACCGGACGATGCTCCTGATCGCCCACCGCGAGTCGACCGCTCGGCTGGCCGACCGCGTCGTTCTCCTCGACGGCGGCCGGATCGCCGCGAGCGGCACGCATGACGAGCTGATCGCCTCCAACTCCCGCTACCGCGAGCTGTTGGAAGCCGCGCCGATCGACACCCCGCTGCTCAGCCCGGTCACGACTCGCGCCGACACTCCCCGGCGGCGCAACCTGCCGGCCGCAACGGTCTCGGGCCGGGGGGGTCGCCCCCTCGTCGCCTCGCGGTTCAGCGGCGGCGGCAGTGCCAGCTCCCGCTGGATCGGGTTGCTCGCGCCGAGCGCCGGGCTGCAGGCGCAGCTCGATGCCCTGCCACCGACCCGCGACGACCTGCCGGAGGGCCTCATCGAGGACGCCGCGGTCGACCAGACCCGGCTGGCCCTGCGGCACCTGCTGCACCGGCAACGGATCATCCTCGCGATCAGCCTCGCGGCCGTCGTCGGCGATGCCCTCGCGACCCTCGCCCAGCCCGAGCTGATCCGGCTGGGCGTCGACCGGGGCGTCGCGCGTGGCTCGCTGCATGCGCTGC from the Mycobacteriales bacterium genome contains:
- a CDS encoding ABC transporter ATP-binding protein, which encodes MSAQEPTAGTPPRSDGDRSAGWIRLIWGFVGPAKRLLIVSFGAALITTSVITVTPLVSGIIVNRGLDRHHESVAGWLTLLFALGIIRFFATRARRWRAGKVSYDVQFRLRTRLYEHLAGLDPSALDRLRTGQMVSRASADLTLVQQFLAWGPQVIANMLQLVASIVAMMFVSWPLGLVALVTVPLTTFIGISSRAGVFAAAWDAQQREAELTNSVEEAVTGVRVVKGFGQEDAETSRVMGAVRSMYAGRMRAARQRASFTSTLQSVPALGQFGVLVIGGDLALHHHLSLGAFLACTTYLVQLAAPARMIGAVMALAQQARAAVERLVSVLETPATIHESPTARPLPAASGIVHFNDVTFRYTTDGPAVLDGVELALAPGEVVAVVGPSGSGKSTLAMLLPRFYDATGGAVTIDGVDVRATTFSSLRSRVGIAFEEAFLFSDTIRANIAYGRPDASDAEVHAAADAAQAAEFITELANGYDTVVGERGLTLSGGQRQRIALARLLLADPQIAVLDDATSAVDAAVEADIHRELRRWRADRTMLLIAHRESTARLADRVVLLDGGRIAASGTHDELIASNSRYRELLEAAPIDTPLLSPVTTRADTPRRRNLPAATVSGRGGRPLVASRFSGGGSASSRWIGLLAPSAGLQAQLDALPPTRDDLPEGLIEDAAVDQTRLALRHLLHRQRIILAISLAAVVGDALATLAQPELIRLGVDRGVARGSLHALLVVSAVFALVSLFDWWVMWAGAVTTGQGSERLLAALRVRVFAQLQRLGMDFYESELTGRILTRVTSDVDTLSNLVQNGLLNAVVSIATLVGIAILLLVTDLRLGLAAMSVLPVMVVVTIWYQKRSTVAYDHQRDTIAIVNAAFAESLAGVRVTQAHNREALDLVNYTALGQTNADAGLNALSIQIWYVAATEFMQQFATALVLTLGISRLRADPAFAGVLIAFVLYLTLFFAPIQQLSQVFDSYQQARAGMRKLRTLLAEPLSTPAPEHPVAIDDLAGELRFVDVHYTYRRASTEALRGVDLVIPAGQRVALVGRTGAGKSTLMKLAARFHDPTEGSVLVDGHDLRTLDPTAYRQQLGYVPQEPFLFTGTIRDNVAYGRPDATDAEIDEVCREIGLADWIRTLPDGYDTELTERGRSLSAGQRQLVCLARALLVDPAILLLDEATATLDLSAEAVVTRAIDVVARGRTSMVIAHRLQTARTADRILVIDAGRIVEDGTHDELLEANGFYGRMWSAFTTASRVA